Proteins from a genomic interval of Hornefia porci:
- a CDS encoding NADH:flavin oxidoreductase produces MRYRGVMTMEKKLFEPAKLGNLTLKNRLVRSALYDGAARLDGGLKDEAYTLYSKLAKGGVGMIIAGFTSVSDNDRYPGGMLPPSRDETIPQYQKLVDIVHRENCPIITQLALTGYYRGNTQLDPTDMTLDEVHSVIQMFIDAARRAKCAGFDGVQIHAAHFLFLSQFISPAVNRRSDSYGGSTENRMRILLEIMTGIREKAPNLHLTVKINSSDFVRNGLDAAESLEICKALAKAGIDSIEVSGNSPSVPRIRAGVNEGYFAPFAAALAEQVDVPVIAVGGWRSKDTMEDVLKNTKIEFLSLSRPLLREPDLPNKLQSGACTVAECVSCNACYSLQGHCVYRIRGKRIF; encoded by the coding sequence ATGAGATATAGAGGTGTGATGACAATGGAGAAGAAATTGTTCGAGCCCGCAAAGCTCGGAAATCTGACATTAAAGAATCGTCTTGTCCGTTCTGCGCTATATGACGGTGCAGCACGATTGGACGGAGGACTAAAGGACGAAGCCTATACGCTCTACAGCAAACTGGCCAAGGGCGGCGTAGGAATGATCATCGCGGGCTTTACCAGTGTTTCTGATAATGACCGGTATCCCGGCGGTATGCTGCCGCCGAGCCGTGACGAGACAATTCCGCAGTATCAAAAGCTGGTGGATATCGTTCATCGGGAAAACTGCCCGATTATTACACAGCTTGCACTGACTGGATATTATCGGGGAAATACGCAGCTTGACCCTACAGATATGACGCTCGATGAGGTGCATTCGGTGATTCAGATGTTCATTGATGCAGCCCGTCGTGCTAAATGTGCCGGATTTGATGGAGTTCAGATCCATGCGGCGCATTTCCTGTTCCTGAGCCAATTCATTAGTCCTGCTGTCAACAGACGTTCGGACAGCTATGGCGGTTCCACGGAGAATCGGATGCGGATTCTTCTTGAGATCATGACCGGAATCCGGGAAAAGGCACCAAACCTGCATTTGACGGTCAAGATCAACAGCAGCGATTTTGTCAGAAACGGATTGGATGCAGCGGAGAGCCTTGAAATCTGCAAGGCATTGGCAAAGGCGGGGATCGACTCGATTGAGGTCAGCGGCAACAGCCCTTCTGTGCCGCGTATACGCGCAGGCGTCAATGAGGGCTATTTCGCGCCGTTCGCAGCCGCGCTCGCCGAGCAGGTGGATGTTCCTGTGATTGCGGTAGGTGGTTGGCGGAGCAAGGACACGATGGAAGATGTGTTAAAGAATACCAAGATCGAATTTCTGTCACTCTCGCGTCCGTTGCTGCGGGAACCGGATCTGCCAAACAAGCTGCAAAGCGGAGCTTGTACAGTAGCTGAATGCGTTTCCTGCAATGCGTGCTACTCTTTGCAGGGACACTGCGTATATCGAATTCGTGGTAAACGGATATTTTAG
- a CDS encoding nitroreductase family protein, producing MTLMEAIEQRHSVRQFEDKLIDAETAAKLKAEIDTVNHDSGLHIQLFTDESEAFKGNEPHYGQFSGCKNYFALVGKKGMDEKIGYYGQRLVLYAQQLGLNTCWVALTYKKGKVVVDTASGEKLYIVIALGYGKTQGAAHKVKEETAVSDIAPDSPDWYRNGVKAALLAPTAMNQQKFKFSRAGDKVNAKAGMGFYTKIDLGIVKYNFEIGAGKDSFNWA from the coding sequence ATGACACTGATGGAAGCAATTGAGCAGAGGCATTCGGTACGTCAGTTTGAGGACAAGCTGATCGATGCGGAGACCGCAGCAAAACTGAAGGCTGAAATTGATACGGTCAATCATGATAGTGGTCTGCATATTCAGCTTTTTACCGACGAGTCGGAAGCCTTCAAGGGGAATGAGCCTCATTACGGGCAGTTCTCCGGCTGCAAGAACTATTTCGCTCTTGTCGGTAAGAAAGGAATGGATGAGAAGATCGGATACTACGGACAGCGGCTTGTCCTGTATGCACAGCAACTCGGACTCAACACCTGCTGGGTTGCGCTGACATACAAAAAGGGCAAAGTGGTCGTAGACACCGCCAGCGGTGAGAAGCTTTATATCGTGATCGCACTCGGCTACGGGAAAACACAAGGCGCAGCTCATAAGGTGAAGGAAGAAACTGCCGTAAGCGACATCGCACCTGACAGTCCGGACTGGTACAGGAACGGCGTCAAAGCAGCACTGCTTGCGCCGACAGCTATGAACCAGCAGAAATTCAAGTTCTCCAGAGCCGGAGACAAAGTCAATGCAAAGGCCGGTATGGGCTTTTATACCAAGATTGATCTCGGTATCGTAAAATACAACTTTGAGATCGGTGCCGGAAAAGACAGCTTTAACTGGGCATAA
- a CDS encoding ArsR/SmtB family transcription factor — protein MKDKNEVEQLAAEFESCQKILTALGDEVRQHLILQMMLHGKDCNGMRVPEITELTHLSRPAVSHHLQILKDAGIVKVRKEGTMNYYYFASDNAIQRLIDALIHANSIIQALPDRSGE, from the coding sequence ATGAAGGATAAAAACGAGGTAGAACAGCTCGCCGCTGAATTTGAATCCTGTCAGAAGATACTGACCGCTCTTGGAGATGAAGTACGGCAGCATCTGATCCTTCAGATGATGTTACATGGCAAGGACTGCAACGGCATGCGTGTCCCGGAGATCACAGAGCTGACGCACCTGTCGAGACCTGCCGTGTCCCATCACTTACAAATTCTTAAAGATGCAGGGATCGTCAAGGTCAGGAAAGAGGGCACGATGAACTACTATTATTTCGCGTCAGATAATGCGATACAGAGATTGATTGATGCCCTGATCCATGCGAACAGCATCATTCAAGCTCTCCCGGACAGGAGTGGTGAATGA
- a CDS encoding GH25 family lysozyme, producing MTRKGIDVSHWQGTIDWNKVKKAGIEFAIIKAGGSDAGFYTDSKWEANYKGAKAAGIPIGAYYFVGKDCVTAAAGKADAERFLQILKGKQLEYPVYMDNEAQPASAKAGITEATIAFCKTMEAAGYFVGIYGSAVSGFKERMDDTKLTPYAHWVAQYASKCSYKGDYGIWQYSSKGSVDGISGNVDLDYAYVDYPSIIKNGGFNGYTKAASEDSTPAPAASSQRDKVVAQARAWLGKKESDGSHKEIIDVYNSHKPLARGYAVTYTDAWCATFVSAVAIKCDLTDIIPTECGCGQMIQLFQKLGEWIENDAYVPAPGDVIFYDWQDSGSGDNTGWPDHVGIVEAISGITITDIEGNKSNAVGRRTLQVNGKYIRGYGVPKYSTGSAAPATATPTTPAKTVDELAKEVLDGKWGNGTDRKERLTAAGYDYSAVQAKVNALVKKQDADPVYYTVKSGDTLSGIAARYGTSVSAIQKLNPTLIKNVNLILTGWKIRVK from the coding sequence ATGACGAGAAAAGGAATCGACGTCAGTCATTGGCAGGGAACCATTGACTGGAATAAGGTCAAAAAGGCCGGTATCGAGTTTGCCATCATCAAAGCTGGCGGCTCCGATGCCGGTTTTTATACGGACAGCAAATGGGAAGCAAATTACAAAGGTGCGAAGGCTGCCGGTATCCCCATCGGCGCTTATTACTTTGTCGGAAAGGACTGCGTGACTGCTGCTGCCGGAAAAGCAGACGCTGAGCGCTTCCTGCAAATCCTGAAGGGCAAGCAGCTGGAATATCCGGTCTATATGGATAACGAGGCACAGCCCGCCTCTGCTAAGGCCGGTATCACGGAGGCCACCATTGCTTTCTGCAAGACTATGGAGGCTGCCGGATACTTCGTCGGCATTTACGGCTCCGCTGTTTCCGGTTTCAAAGAGCGGATGGATGATACAAAGCTCACGCCCTACGCCCACTGGGTAGCGCAGTATGCCAGTAAGTGTTCCTATAAGGGCGACTATGGCATCTGGCAGTATTCCTCCAAGGGCTCTGTGGACGGCATCAGCGGGAATGTGGATCTGGACTACGCCTATGTGGATTATCCGTCTATCATCAAGAATGGCGGATTCAACGGCTATACGAAGGCTGCATCTGAGGACAGCACGCCTGCTCCTGCAGCAAGCTCCCAGCGCGACAAGGTAGTCGCTCAGGCCAGAGCGTGGCTTGGGAAGAAGGAATCCGATGGCAGCCACAAAGAGATCATCGATGTCTATAACAGCCATAAACCTCTCGCCAGAGGCTATGCGGTCACTTACACGGACGCATGGTGCGCCACCTTCGTTTCTGCGGTCGCCATCAAGTGCGACCTGACGGATATTATCCCGACCGAGTGCGGCTGCGGTCAGATGATCCAGCTTTTCCAGAAGCTCGGCGAGTGGATTGAAAACGACGCTTATGTTCCGGCTCCGGGTGATGTGATTTTCTACGACTGGCAGGACTCCGGCTCCGGCGACAATACCGGCTGGCCAGATCACGTCGGTATCGTGGAAGCTATCTCCGGCATCACCATCACCGACATTGAAGGCAACAAGAGCAACGCGGTCGGCAGGCGCACGCTGCAGGTAAACGGCAAATACATCCGTGGTTATGGCGTGCCGAAATACAGCACCGGCTCTGCTGCTCCTGCAACGGCAACTCCTACTACGCCTGCAAAGACCGTGGACGAGCTTGCCAAGGAAGTGCTGGACGGCAAATGGGGAAACGGTACCGACCGCAAGGAGCGCCTCACCGCTGCCGGATATGACTATTCTGCCGTACAGGCCAAGGTCAACGCTCTGGTGAAAAAGCAGGATGCCGATCCGGTCTACTACACCGTAAAAAGCGGCGATACCCTCTCCGGGATTGCTGCGAGGTACGGCACCAGCGTTTCCGCGATCCAGAAGCTCAATCCCACGCTCATCAAGAATGTGAACCTGATCCTGACCGGCTGGAAGATCAGAGTGAAATAA
- a CDS encoding SHOCT domain-containing protein, giving the protein MPNENKNVQSEYFTQERIQGDLDYRRAQGIAKKMLDDGLISVAEFNKLTAINRETFSPLFAEIMPEIP; this is encoded by the coding sequence ATGCCAAACGAAAACAAGAATGTTCAATCTGAATATTTTACACAGGAGCGGATTCAGGGCGATCTTGACTATCGCCGGGCACAGGGCATCGCAAAAAAGATGCTCGATGACGGCCTGATCTCTGTGGCTGAATTCAACAAATTAACCGCCATCAATCGAGAAACTTTCTCTCCCTTGTTCGCGGAAATAATGCCAGAAATACCTTGA
- a CDS encoding MBL fold metallo-hydrolase: protein MAVIHVIQTGSTLVSSAVPDRSTQKSEIAYTGLFQSRKKRIKVPVKAFLVEVSGHRILIDTGWSAECASHPLRHLGFGLWFASEPVMTEEEAVDHQLAKMGMEPSDIDAILLTHLDCDHASGLIPLKAAKAIYAAAEELDEKNLKDVRYNKNFWKGIDFTAYPMLPDENAPFGKSCDLYGDGTVIVYYTPSHSAGSVAITVSDHGRFALFTGDNGYNRHSWEDIALPGPIYDKDNMRKALEWVQQMSRKENCAGIYAAHDPEVPQGKYEI, encoded by the coding sequence ATGGCGGTGATTCATGTTATTCAGACCGGTAGCACACTGGTCTCCTCTGCCGTGCCTGACAGGAGTACGCAGAAAAGTGAGATTGCATATACCGGTCTGTTTCAGAGTAGAAAGAAAAGGATCAAGGTGCCGGTCAAGGCTTTTCTTGTGGAAGTATCCGGACACAGGATACTGATCGACACAGGCTGGAGCGCGGAATGCGCAAGTCATCCTCTGCGGCATCTGGGATTTGGTCTCTGGTTTGCCAGCGAACCGGTCATGACAGAAGAGGAAGCGGTGGATCATCAGCTTGCAAAAATGGGAATGGAGCCTTCGGATATTGACGCAATCCTGCTGACGCATCTGGACTGCGACCATGCCAGCGGGCTGATTCCGCTGAAAGCGGCCAAAGCGATTTATGCCGCCGCAGAGGAACTGGATGAGAAGAACCTGAAAGATGTCCGGTACAACAAGAATTTCTGGAAAGGGATTGACTTTACCGCTTATCCCATGTTGCCGGATGAAAATGCTCCGTTCGGTAAATCCTGCGATTTATATGGTGACGGTACGGTAATAGTTTACTATACGCCATCCCACTCAGCCGGGTCTGTGGCCATCACCGTATCCGATCACGGCAGGTTTGCGCTGTTCACCGGAGACAATGGGTACAACCGCCACTCATGGGAGGATATCGCACTACCGGGGCCGATTTATGATAAGGACAATATGCGAAAGGCTCTGGAATGGGTACAGCAAATGAGCAGGAAAGAAAACTGTGCTGGAATCTATGCTGCGCATGATCCTGAAGTCCCGCAGGGGAAATATGAGATATAG
- a CDS encoding phage holin family protein, with protein sequence MKEFWNTIQLVFAAVGGWLGYFLGGCDGLLIALVIFVTCDYLTGIMCAIADKKLSSEVGFKGICRKVLIFLLVGIGNVIDVQVLDHPGVLRTAIIFFYLSNEGLSLTENAAHLGLPVPEKLKEVLEQLHDRHDEEEK encoded by the coding sequence ATGAAAGAATTCTGGAACACGATCCAACTGGTATTTGCCGCTGTCGGAGGCTGGCTTGGCTATTTCCTTGGCGGCTGTGACGGACTCTTGATTGCTCTGGTGATCTTTGTGACCTGCGACTACCTTACCGGCATCATGTGTGCCATCGCAGACAAAAAGCTCTCAAGCGAGGTCGGCTTTAAGGGAATCTGCCGCAAGGTGCTGATCTTCCTGCTGGTAGGCATCGGAAACGTCATTGATGTTCAGGTACTCGACCATCCGGGAGTGCTCCGCACGGCGATCATCTTCTTCTACCTGTCCAATGAAGGTCTGTCGCTGACGGAGAACGCAGCACACCTCGGCCTGCCGGTACCAGAGAAATTAAAGGAGGTCTTGGAGCAGCTCCATGACCGTCACGATGAGGAGGAAAAATAA